From a region of the Zingiber officinale cultivar Zhangliang chromosome 10B, Zo_v1.1, whole genome shotgun sequence genome:
- the LOC122029739 gene encoding uncharacterized protein LOC122029739, producing METGEGQEIRLRRGDHDPAVAAASSVRFCRICHEEEEEGSATMESPCACSGTLKFAHRECTQRWCDEKGNAVCEICLQEFEPGYTIAEKKALVDVGVTIRGSLEVPRLNYDPHNPEFVPYNDTDSDECSPASRRRASYFRSVALIFMVIFLVRNLVTIMTVGADHYYAFTFLTVFLLRASVILLPLYLVIRFISAFQEAQQQEQLQHFHVGETFSAHRETLEHYEQRIQIRL from the exons ATGGAGACCGGAGAAGGGCAAGAAATCAGATTGCGGAGAGGTGACCATGATCCTGCCGTTGCAGCAGCTTCATCCGTGCGCTTCTGCAGGATTTGccatgaggaagaggaagaggggtCCGCCACCATGGAATCCCCCTGCGCTTGCTCCGGCACGCTCAAG TTTGCTCACAGGGAATGCACACAAAGATGGTGCGACGAGAAGGGAAACGCTGTCTGCGAGATCTGCCTTCAG GAATTTGAACCTGGATACACCATCGCTGAGAAGAAGGCCTTGGTCGATGTGGGTGTGACGATCAG AGGGAGCTTGGAGGTCCCCAGGCTGAACTACGACCCTCATAACCCAGAGTTTGTCCCCTACAATGATACAGACTCCGACGAGTGCTCACCAGCATCCCGCCGACGTGCATCCTACTTCCGATCTGTCGCCCTCATT TTCATGGTCATATTCTTGGTCAGAAACCTGGTCACTATAATGACTGTTGGGGCCGATCATTATTATGCATTCACCTTTCTCACT GTGTTCCTGCTGAGAGCCAGTGTAATTCTTCTGCCATTGTACTTGGTGATACGGTTCATTTCAGCATTTCAGGAAGCACAGCAGCAAGAGCAACTGCAGCACTTCCAT GTGGGAGAGACTTTCTCCGCGCACAGGGAAACATTGGAGCACTACGAGCAGAGAATTCAAATACGTTTATGA